Proteins from a single region of Fundidesulfovibrio putealis DSM 16056:
- a CDS encoding DUF362 domain-containing protein, giving the protein MPQATPSKVYFANLRARGPKENKLARIAKLFDQAGFKSLAAKNALTAIKVHFGELGNDTFVSPVLIRAVVDRLKKHGAAPFLTDTATLYSGSRHNAVDHLRTASLHGFGPDTAGAPVIIADGLRGNDWREVEIGCKHFASVKIASAILDADAMIAVSHFKGHEMAGFGGAVKNLAMGCSPPAGKRDQHSPRFEVKQSACIGCAECLKVCPENAISFAEKKATIDKSTCIGCGECMTVCASKAISMDWATQLGPFTEKMVEYALGAVKGCQGKVGYFNFLVNITPDCDCVPWSDAPIVPDIGILASFDPVAIDKACLDLVNQQSGLPGSQLAANHGPGEHKFLGLWKHTLGDLQLSYAEEIGLGSQRYELVEI; this is encoded by the coding sequence ATGCCCCAAGCCACACCAAGCAAAGTCTATTTCGCCAACCTGCGCGCCAGGGGTCCCAAAGAGAACAAACTGGCCCGCATCGCCAAGCTCTTCGATCAGGCCGGATTCAAATCCCTGGCCGCCAAGAACGCCCTGACCGCCATCAAGGTCCACTTCGGGGAGCTTGGCAACGACACCTTCGTCAGCCCCGTGCTCATCCGGGCCGTGGTGGACCGCCTGAAGAAACACGGCGCGGCCCCGTTCCTCACCGATACCGCCACCCTGTACTCCGGCTCCCGCCACAACGCCGTGGACCACCTGCGCACCGCCTCTCTGCACGGTTTCGGCCCGGACACCGCCGGAGCGCCGGTGATCATCGCCGACGGACTGCGCGGCAACGACTGGCGCGAGGTGGAGATCGGGTGCAAACATTTTGCGTCTGTGAAGATCGCCTCGGCCATCCTGGACGCCGACGCCATGATCGCGGTGAGCCACTTCAAAGGCCACGAGATGGCCGGTTTCGGCGGCGCGGTCAAAAACCTGGCCATGGGCTGCTCCCCCCCGGCTGGCAAGCGCGACCAGCACTCGCCCCGCTTCGAAGTGAAGCAGAGCGCCTGCATCGGCTGCGCCGAATGCCTGAAGGTCTGCCCTGAGAACGCCATCAGCTTTGCGGAGAAGAAGGCCACGATCGACAAATCCACCTGCATCGGCTGCGGCGAATGCATGACCGTGTGCGCCTCCAAGGCCATCTCCATGGACTGGGCCACGCAGCTCGGCCCGTTCACCGAGAAGATGGTGGAGTACGCCCTGGGCGCGGTGAAGGGCTGCCAGGGCAAGGTGGGCTATTTCAACTTCCTGGTGAACATCACCCCGGACTGCGACTGCGTGCCCTGGTCGGACGCGCCCATCGTGCCCGATATCGGGATACTCGCCTCTTTTGATCCGGTTGCCATTGACAAAGCATGCCTTGATCTGGTGAATCAGCAGTCCGGCTTGCCGGGTTCGCAACTCGCGGCCAACCACGGCCCGGGCGAACACAAGTTCCTGGGGCTCTGGAAACACACCCTGGGCGACCTTCAACTCTCCTACGCGGAAGAGATCGGCCTGGGGTCGCAGCGCTACGAACTTGTAGAAATCTGA
- the mqnB gene encoding futalosine hydrolase yields the protein MTSHPAPKRLLALVTATAVEMRAALAGISAGAAGYAVPERGAAVADIFGRDALLVVTGVGPVNAALEMGAVLGRYDISGVLNLGLAGSFDLTAAPLESVVAASREGFPEYGVVSGEEPADASGFPFPQWEDAAGRVLQSLELAPDDDAAELGLVLPDTVRRGAALTVAGVTGSFERARAMAERHGALTESMEGFALALACRTRQTPFLEVRTISNRVGERDRTNWKLKQALEGLGSALAGLFPARTPQTNRG from the coding sequence ATGACCAGTCACCCGGCTCCCAAACGGCTCCTGGCGCTGGTGACGGCCACGGCGGTCGAGATGCGTGCGGCTTTGGCCGGGATATCGGCTGGCGCAGCCGGATACGCGGTCCCGGAGCGGGGCGCTGCCGTTGCGGATATTTTCGGGCGCGACGCGCTCCTGGTGGTCACGGGCGTGGGCCCGGTGAACGCGGCGCTTGAAATGGGCGCTGTTCTTGGGCGATACGACATTTCCGGCGTGCTGAACCTGGGGCTGGCAGGCAGTTTCGATCTGACTGCCGCGCCGCTGGAGTCGGTGGTCGCGGCCAGCCGGGAGGGGTTTCCCGAATACGGCGTCGTCTCGGGGGAAGAACCCGCCGACGCGTCGGGCTTTCCCTTCCCCCAGTGGGAGGACGCAGCCGGGCGGGTGCTCCAGTCCCTGGAGCTGGCCCCGGACGACGACGCCGCAGAGCTCGGGCTCGTCTTGCCCGATACGGTACGGCGGGGTGCGGCCCTGACCGTGGCGGGCGTCACCGGCTCCTTCGAGCGGGCGCGGGCCATGGCCGAACGGCACGGAGCGCTCACCGAGAGCATGGAAGGTTTCGCCCTGGCGCTGGCCTGCCGCACACGCCAGACGCCTTTTCTGGAAGTCCGGACCATCTCCAACCGGGTTGGAGAGCGCGACCGGACCAATTGGAAGCTCAAGCAGGCCCTGGAGGGCCTTGGGAGCGCGCTGGCCGGGCTTTTCCCGGCGCGGACGCCCCAGACAAACCGGGGATAA
- a CDS encoding class II aldolase/adducin family protein — translation MIRLLDKYARKLEAARLTAPGAPLLAGLDDALVFNREAPENPVLTGVFERMSINSLLFLPLAEPYATIVDFLAARAAESGGAVMPSDCETRTFLHDLPVVAGFTPEAIASALRRRKSVIVPGKGVVAHGTVSPEQAFVSASSVCFACFVKFFADYLSMLRRGVSDPAYKAAFEKARQHLAPMRRDQPDLMSGPFTERAEIERAMAQAGKATVDYGLVDSFFGNISYCPGDMLSISQTGSSLDELADCIDPCPLDGSSCSGLTASSELMAHQGVVLKAGARAILHGHPRFAVIMSMDCEKLDCDKLGRCHVDCTTPRFIEDVPVVPGEVGTGPKGLVNTLPPAMVGRRGVIVYGHGLFAVGQDDFREPFATLLDVENFCREEYFRRVAQFGG, via the coding sequence ATGATCAGACTTCTGGACAAGTACGCCCGCAAGCTCGAAGCGGCGAGGCTCACTGCGCCCGGAGCGCCGCTTTTGGCCGGACTGGACGACGCGCTGGTCTTCAACCGCGAGGCCCCGGAGAATCCGGTGCTGACCGGCGTGTTCGAGCGCATGAGCATAAACTCGCTGCTGTTTCTGCCCCTGGCCGAACCCTACGCCACCATCGTGGATTTTTTGGCTGCGCGCGCCGCCGAAAGCGGCGGGGCGGTCATGCCCAGCGACTGCGAGACGCGCACCTTCCTGCATGACCTGCCCGTGGTGGCCGGGTTCACCCCGGAGGCCATCGCCTCGGCCCTCAGGCGCCGCAAAAGCGTGATCGTGCCCGGAAAAGGCGTGGTGGCCCACGGCACGGTGAGTCCGGAGCAGGCCTTCGTCAGCGCCAGTTCCGTGTGCTTCGCCTGTTTCGTCAAGTTCTTCGCGGATTACCTGTCCATGCTGCGCCGGGGCGTGAGCGACCCCGCCTACAAGGCTGCCTTCGAAAAGGCCAGGCAGCATCTGGCCCCCATGCGCCGCGACCAGCCGGACCTCATGTCCGGGCCGTTCACCGAGCGCGCGGAGATCGAGCGGGCCATGGCCCAGGCGGGCAAGGCCACCGTGGATTACGGGCTGGTGGATTCGTTTTTCGGCAACATCTCGTATTGCCCCGGCGACATGCTGAGCATCAGCCAGACCGGCTCGTCCCTGGACGAACTGGCCGACTGCATCGACCCCTGCCCGCTGGACGGCTCGTCCTGCTCGGGGCTGACAGCCTCAAGCGAGCTGATGGCCCACCAGGGCGTGGTGCTGAAAGCCGGGGCGCGGGCCATCCTGCACGGGCACCCGCGCTTCGCCGTGATCATGTCCATGGACTGCGAGAAGCTCGACTGCGACAAGCTTGGCCGCTGCCACGTGGATTGCACGACCCCGCGCTTCATCGAGGACGTGCCCGTGGTGCCGGGCGAGGTGGGCACGGGGCCCAAGGGGCTGGTGAACACGCTGCCCCCGGCCATGGTCGGCAGGCGCGGGGTGATCGTGTACGGGCACGGCCTGTTCGCCGTGGGGCAGGACGACTTTCGCGAGCCCTTCGCCACGCTTCTGGATGTGGAGAACTTCTGCCGCGAGGAGTATTTCCGGCGGGTGGCGCAGTTCGGGGGCTAA
- a CDS encoding ubiquinone/menaquinone biosynthesis methyltransferase — translation MSSDHGQRVASMFGRIAGWYDFLNHFLSLGLDILWRRRLVDHLALPKDRPSRLLDLAAGTMDVSLEAAGRHPKCRVTAADFCLPMLVEGTKKLARRGVKSIDPVQADGRALPFADERFEAASIAFGIRNIRPRSEAYAELLRVLKPGGRLCILEFGSGKQRILGGIYNFYLDRLLPVIGKVFSSDDGAYRYLADTIREFPDADALAAEMRASGFAEVSWEKLAFGIVVIHVGVKKT, via the coding sequence ATGAGTTCCGATCACGGCCAGCGCGTGGCCTCCATGTTCGGCCGCATCGCGGGCTGGTACGACTTCCTGAATCATTTCCTGAGCCTGGGGCTGGACATTCTGTGGCGCAGACGCCTGGTGGACCACCTGGCCCTGCCCAAGGACCGCCCAAGCCGCCTGCTGGACCTGGCCGCCGGGACCATGGACGTCTCCCTGGAAGCGGCCGGACGCCACCCCAAATGCCGCGTCACTGCGGCCGACTTCTGCCTGCCCATGCTGGTCGAGGGCACGAAGAAGCTCGCGCGGCGCGGCGTGAAATCAATCGACCCGGTGCAGGCCGACGGCAGGGCGCTGCCCTTCGCGGACGAACGCTTCGAGGCGGCCTCCATCGCGTTCGGCATCCGCAACATCCGCCCCCGCAGCGAGGCTTACGCGGAGCTCTTGCGTGTGCTAAAGCCCGGCGGGCGCTTGTGCATCCTGGAGTTCGGATCGGGAAAACAGCGGATTCTTGGCGGCATCTACAATTTTTATCTGGACCGGCTGCTGCCTGTGATCGGAAAGGTATTCTCCTCGGACGACGGCGCGTACCGCTATCTGGCCGACACCATACGGGAATTTCCGGACGCGGACGCCCTGGCGGCTGAGATGCGCGCCTCGGGATTCGCTGAGGTGAGCTGGGAAAAGCTGGCCTTCGGGATCGTGGTGATCCACGTGGGCGTGAAAAAGACGTAA
- a CDS encoding nucleotide sugar dehydrogenase — protein sequence MVTFEELNSRKTSIAIVGLGYVGLPLAVALARHFAVVGFDISARRIDRLRQGFDDTGEVDNAALVANPIEYTCDPARIAQCGVVIVAVPTPIDSHRSPDLHPVRSASVTVGKNLAKGSVVVFESTVYPGLTEEICLPLLEEHSGLKGGQDFFIGYSPERINPGDKVNTLETIVKVVAGQTDEVRELLCQVYGTVVRAGVHRASSIKVAEAAKIIENTQRDLNIALMNELALICEKVGIDTLEVLEAAGSKWNFLPFRPGLVGGHCIGVDPYYLTFLAEGLGLHPQVILAGRRINDSMGKHVAEVCIKRLIAAKRPVSGATVGVWGLTFKENVPDLRNTKVVDVIRELEEYGVRVLVHDPMADPEEAMHEYGLTLSPLEEFTNLEALIVAVGHQSYKATPAGDLAKRFAAPRGGLVMDIRGTLDRKALTEGGLDYWRL from the coding sequence ATGGTCACGTTCGAGGAACTGAACTCCCGCAAGACATCCATCGCGATTGTCGGCCTGGGGTATGTGGGCCTGCCGCTGGCCGTTGCTCTCGCCAGACATTTCGCCGTTGTCGGCTTCGATATTTCCGCGCGGCGCATCGATCGCCTGCGCCAGGGCTTCGACGACACGGGCGAGGTGGACAACGCCGCCCTGGTCGCCAATCCCATTGAATATACCTGTGATCCGGCCCGCATCGCGCAGTGCGGCGTGGTCATCGTGGCGGTGCCCACCCCCATCGACTCCCACCGCAGCCCTGACCTGCACCCGGTGCGCTCCGCATCCGTCACCGTGGGCAAGAACCTCGCCAAGGGCAGCGTGGTGGTGTTCGAGTCCACCGTCTATCCCGGCCTGACCGAGGAAATCTGCCTGCCGCTCCTGGAGGAGCACTCCGGGCTCAAGGGCGGACAGGACTTCTTCATCGGCTACTCCCCCGAGCGCATCAACCCCGGCGACAAGGTCAACACCCTGGAAACCATCGTCAAGGTGGTGGCCGGACAGACCGACGAGGTGCGCGAACTGCTCTGCCAGGTCTACGGCACGGTGGTTCGGGCCGGGGTGCACCGGGCCAGCTCCATCAAGGTGGCCGAGGCCGCGAAGATCATCGAGAACACCCAGCGCGACCTGAACATCGCCCTCATGAACGAGCTGGCCCTCATCTGCGAGAAAGTCGGCATCGACACCCTGGAGGTGCTGGAGGCCGCCGGGTCCAAATGGAACTTCCTGCCCTTCCGGCCCGGCCTGGTGGGCGGCCACTGCATCGGCGTGGACCCCTATTACCTGACTTTTCTGGCCGAGGGCCTGGGCCTGCACCCGCAGGTGATCCTGGCAGGCAGGCGCATCAACGACTCCATGGGCAAGCACGTGGCCGAAGTGTGCATCAAGCGCCTGATCGCGGCCAAGCGGCCAGTCAGCGGGGCCACCGTGGGTGTGTGGGGCCTCACCTTCAAGGAGAACGTCCCGGACCTTCGCAACACCAAGGTGGTGGACGTGATCCGCGAGCTCGAGGAGTACGGCGTGCGCGTGCTGGTGCACGATCCAATGGCCGACCCGGAAGAGGCCATGCACGAATACGGCCTGACGCTCTCGCCCCTGGAGGAGTTCACGAATCTCGAGGCGCTCATCGTGGCCGTGGGGCATCAGTCCTACAAAGCGACACCCGCCGGGGACCTCGCAAAGCGCTTCGCCGCCCCCCGGGGCGGGCTGGTCATGGACATCCGTGGCACCCTGGACAGAAAGGCCCTGACCGAGGGCGGACTGGACTACTGGAGGCTGTAG
- a CDS encoding RNA methyltransferase, which yields MLTNLAVVLFRPKFSENVGSTARAMANMGCSTLILVSPQDFDLGRARALATAKGSDILANMLVVDDLAQALAPYETVYGTTARVGGWRKGLLSPETAAARGMEAIRAGGRAALLFGPEDKGLTNDETKVCGRLINIPTSDEATSLNLSQAVLILLYEFMKAAQAKPEGREYSGPLPESRAANHSEREALFANLRQTLTAIDFLKDDNPDYWMLPVRGFVERVRLNRSEFNLLMGVCRQVKWAVGQGGKKIAAPDKPETD from the coding sequence ATGCTTACGAATCTTGCGGTCGTGCTGTTTCGGCCCAAATTTTCCGAGAACGTCGGTTCCACGGCCCGGGCCATGGCCAACATGGGCTGTTCGACGCTCATCCTGGTGAGCCCGCAGGACTTCGATCTGGGCCGCGCGCGAGCCCTGGCCACGGCCAAGGGCTCGGACATCCTGGCGAACATGCTGGTGGTGGACGATCTGGCCCAGGCGCTGGCCCCCTACGAGACGGTCTATGGCACCACGGCCCGAGTGGGCGGCTGGCGCAAGGGGCTCCTCTCGCCCGAGACGGCGGCGGCCAGGGGCATGGAGGCCATCCGCGCCGGGGGCAGGGCCGCGCTGCTGTTCGGCCCCGAAGACAAGGGCCTGACCAACGACGAGACCAAGGTCTGCGGCAGGCTCATCAACATCCCCACCTCGGACGAGGCCACCTCGCTCAACCTGTCCCAGGCCGTGCTCATCCTTCTGTACGAGTTCATGAAGGCCGCCCAGGCCAAGCCCGAGGGGCGCGAGTATTCCGGCCCGCTGCCCGAATCGCGCGCGGCCAACCACAGCGAGCGCGAGGCCCTGTTCGCCAACCTGCGACAGACGCTGACCGCCATCGATTTCCTGAAGGACGACAACCCGGACTACTGGATGCTCCCGGTGCGCGGCTTCGTGGAGCGCGTGCGGCTTAACCGCAGCGAGTTCAACCTGCTCATGGGCGTGTGCAGGCAGGTGAAGTGGGCCGTGGGCCAGGGCGGCAAGAAGATCGCCGCGCCCGACAAACCTGAGACGGATTAG
- a CDS encoding DUF2065 domain-containing protein, which translates to MPCGLDRTTPWVYFLRMNIDFKLLAMAIGLALVIEGMPYFLFAEKMPKVLRTLSAMPPRSLRLIGMASMAVGVTLVWIMRRSG; encoded by the coding sequence ATGCCCTGCGGGCTGGACAGAACGACGCCCTGGGTCTACTTTCTTCGGATGAACATCGACTTCAAACTTCTTGCCATGGCCATCGGGCTCGCCCTGGTAATCGAGGGCATGCCTTATTTTCTCTTTGCGGAAAAGATGCCCAAGGTTCTTCGCACCCTTTCAGCCATGCCGCCGCGCTCCCTGCGCCTGATAGGCATGGCCTCCATGGCCGTGGGGGTCACCCTGGTCTGGATCATGCGCCGGTCAGGCTAG
- a CDS encoding ABC transporter permease, with translation MSLRLPLALRLARREMRASVRGLCTFLACLALGVAAIASVGSLSEAFRTAVTDEAASLMGGDLEISLSHRPLNPGELKVLEGAGRVSRVLEMRAMVFNDGVAGGKRALASLKAVDGAYPLLGTALVGSAMPAGQNLAQLLAEQGGLFGAVVHPDLLLRIGASVGDRIGVGDGEFQIRGVLTQEPDRAMRLLAFGPRILVSDAGMERTGLARPGSMARYEYRLALPAGADPEAASGAMKEGLTDPGIRVRTAGEAAPTIRDGFQRLAGLMALVGLSALLLGGLGVSEGVAAYLESKTRTIATFKALGAPASEVFWIFFLQVMFLAGLGIALGLAVGAMAGYLAAPALSSVLPVAPKAGLYPRALLLAGLFGLLNALVFAIPPLSSRTRVSPLSLFRGYAVPAKDRTGRVALAVCGVFGLCMAWLVLATAPDARLGWGFLGSAAACAVAFWLLAKLLKGVARLIPKPADPRLSLALRGLYRPGNPTGSVMACLGLGLTVLAAVSLSDANFQDAMREQLPAHAPSFFFLDVQPYQMDEFKAILGSIDGVTRVETAPSLRGRVVTVKGVPVEQLVVPENVSWVVRGDRSLSYAREMPESTQLTAGKWWSPDYSGPPLVSLDAEAAKGLGLAVGDTITVSVLGREVELTVASLRRINWLSLSLNHALVLSPGVIDNEPMSFLATAYVDPARPDAFNQVYDRVSGRFGNVSIQRVDEALADVGRLAAQIALAVRASAVVTLVAGLLVLAQSLRAAMARRVYETVIFKVCGASRRDIMAIMLCEHGLAGLSAGVAALVLGAGLSWFFVTRYMQVEWSFFAAPVLFTLGAAIALTMVMALAGMWRMLSSKAWPYLRNE, from the coding sequence GTGAGCCTGCGCCTGCCCCTGGCCCTTCGTCTGGCCCGGCGCGAGATGCGCGCCAGCGTGCGCGGCCTGTGCACCTTCCTGGCCTGCCTGGCGCTTGGCGTTGCAGCCATCGCCTCGGTGGGGTCTTTGTCCGAGGCCTTCAGGACGGCGGTGACCGACGAGGCCGCCTCCCTCATGGGGGGCGACCTGGAGATCAGCCTGAGCCACAGGCCGCTGAATCCGGGCGAGCTCAAGGTCCTGGAGGGCGCGGGTCGGGTCTCGCGCGTTCTGGAGATGCGGGCCATGGTCTTCAATGACGGCGTCGCTGGCGGCAAGCGCGCCCTGGCGTCGCTCAAGGCCGTGGACGGGGCCTATCCGCTGCTGGGGACCGCGCTGGTCGGCTCTGCCATGCCTGCCGGCCAGAATCTGGCGCAGCTTTTGGCCGAGCAGGGCGGCCTGTTCGGCGCGGTGGTGCACCCCGACCTGCTCTTGCGCATCGGGGCCTCGGTGGGGGACCGCATCGGCGTGGGCGATGGGGAGTTCCAGATTCGCGGCGTGCTGACCCAGGAGCCGGACCGGGCCATGCGTCTTCTGGCCTTCGGGCCGCGCATCCTGGTGTCCGACGCGGGCATGGAGCGCACCGGCCTTGCCCGCCCCGGCAGCATGGCCCGCTACGAGTACCGCTTGGCCCTTCCTGCCGGAGCCGACCCCGAGGCTGCGTCCGGCGCGATGAAGGAAGGGCTCACGGACCCCGGCATCCGGGTGCGCACCGCCGGGGAGGCCGCGCCCACCATCCGCGACGGCTTCCAGCGCCTGGCCGGGCTCATGGCCCTGGTTGGCCTCTCGGCGCTGCTTCTCGGCGGACTTGGCGTGTCTGAGGGCGTGGCCGCCTACCTGGAATCCAAGACCCGCACCATCGCCACCTTCAAGGCCCTGGGCGCGCCAGCCTCCGAGGTGTTCTGGATATTCTTCCTGCAGGTGATGTTTCTGGCGGGCCTGGGCATCGCGCTTGGGCTTGCTGTTGGCGCTATGGCCGGGTATCTGGCCGCGCCTGCGCTTTCCAGCGTGCTGCCAGTTGCGCCAAAGGCCGGGCTCTACCCCAGGGCGCTCCTGCTGGCCGGGCTGTTTGGCCTGCTGAACGCGCTGGTGTTCGCCATCCCGCCGCTGTCGTCTCGCACGCGGGTGTCGCCTCTTTCGCTCTTCCGGGGATACGCGGTCCCGGCCAAGGACCGCACCGGGCGCGTGGCCCTGGCCGTCTGCGGCGTCTTCGGGCTGTGCATGGCCTGGCTGGTGCTGGCCACCGCCCCGGACGCCCGCCTGGGCTGGGGCTTTTTGGGCTCGGCTGCGGCCTGCGCCGTGGCCTTCTGGCTTCTGGCCAAGCTGCTCAAGGGCGTGGCCCGGCTGATCCCCAAGCCCGCCGACCCGCGCCTCTCCCTGGCGCTGCGCGGCCTGTACCGGCCCGGCAACCCCACGGGCTCTGTGATGGCCTGCCTGGGCCTGGGGCTCACGGTGCTGGCTGCCGTTTCGTTGTCCGACGCCAATTTTCAGGACGCCATGCGCGAGCAACTGCCCGCCCATGCCCCGTCATTCTTCTTCCTGGACGTGCAGCCCTACCAGATGGACGAGTTCAAGGCCATCCTGGGCTCCATCGACGGCGTTACCCGCGTGGAGACGGCCCCGTCGCTGCGCGGTCGCGTGGTCACGGTGAAGGGCGTGCCCGTGGAGCAGCTGGTGGTGCCGGAGAACGTGTCCTGGGTGGTGCGCGGCGATCGCAGCCTGAGCTACGCCCGCGAGATGCCCGAGTCCACGCAGCTGACCGCCGGTAAATGGTGGAGCCCGGACTATTCCGGCCCGCCGCTGGTATCCCTGGACGCCGAGGCCGCCAAGGGCCTGGGGCTTGCCGTGGGCGACACCATCACCGTGAGCGTCCTTGGGCGCGAGGTGGAGCTGACCGTGGCCAGCCTGCGGCGCATCAACTGGCTGTCCTTGTCGCTGAACCACGCCCTGGTGCTCTCGCCGGGCGTCATCGACAACGAGCCCATGAGCTTCCTGGCCACCGCCTACGTGGACCCGGCCCGCCCCGACGCCTTCAACCAGGTGTACGACCGGGTGAGCGGGCGCTTCGGCAACGTGAGCATCCAGCGCGTGGACGAGGCCCTGGCCGACGTGGGCCGACTGGCCGCGCAGATCGCCCTGGCCGTGCGGGCCAGCGCCGTGGTCACGCTGGTGGCGGGCCTTCTTGTGCTGGCGCAGAGCCTGCGCGCGGCCATGGCCCGGCGGGTGTACGAGACGGTGATCTTCAAGGTCTGCGGAGCCAGCCGCCGCGACATCATGGCCATCATGCTCTGCGAGCACGGGCTGGCCGGGCTGTCCGCAGGCGTCGCGGCACTGGTGCTGGGAGCCGGGCTGTCCTGGTTCTTCGTGACTCGCTACATGCAGGTGGAGTGGAGCTTCTTCGCCGCGCCGGTGCTGTTCACCCTGGGGGCGGCCATCGCGCTGACCATGGTCATGGCCCTGGCGGGCATGTGGCGCATGCTGTCCAGCAAGGCTTGGCCGTATCTTCGAAACGAGTAG
- a CDS encoding acetate uptake transporter, whose translation MDQKTANPAPVGLLGFGMTTILLNIHNAGFFPISAMILAMGIFYGGIAQVIAGILEYKKGNTFAYVAFTSYGMFWLTLVFLIVAPKMGITTATEHAYMGWYLCVWGVFTLFMFIGTLNKGPVLKFIFGSLTVLFFLLAIRDWTGSELIGTIAGWEGIVCGASAFYLGMAEVLEEARGRKILPY comes from the coding sequence ATGGACCAGAAGACGGCCAACCCGGCCCCCGTAGGCCTGCTCGGCTTCGGCATGACCACCATCCTCCTGAACATCCACAACGCCGGTTTCTTTCCCATCAGCGCCATGATCCTGGCCATGGGCATATTCTACGGCGGCATCGCCCAGGTGATCGCGGGCATCCTGGAATACAAGAAGGGCAACACCTTCGCCTACGTGGCCTTCACCAGCTACGGCATGTTCTGGCTGACCCTGGTGTTTCTGATCGTGGCCCCCAAGATGGGCATCACCACCGCCACCGAGCACGCCTACATGGGCTGGTACCTGTGCGTGTGGGGCGTGTTCACCTTGTTCATGTTCATCGGGACGCTGAACAAGGGCCCGGTGCTCAAGTTCATCTTCGGCTCCCTGACCGTGCTCTTCTTCCTGCTGGCCATACGCGACTGGACAGGGTCCGAGCTGATCGGCACCATCGCGGGCTGGGAAGGCATCGTGTGCGGCGCTTCCGCCTTCTACCTGGGCATGGCCGAGGTGCTGGAAGAGGCCCGGGGCCGCAAGATCCTCCCCTATTAG
- a CDS encoding shikimate kinase: MAVSKDKNIYLIGPRASGKTTLGRMLAAELERPFLDLDEEFLQSTGRTIAEVVETEGWESFRDLETSVLASIAGTPGHVVATGGGVVLKARNRELLVEGVVIYLQTDPEKVVARLMEELLPEQRPALTDLALEDEVRKTVEERDPYYLACAHLVAPDLPLEELAERITEELLEWPE, translated from the coding sequence ATGGCCGTTTCAAAAGACAAGAATATCTACCTGATAGGCCCCCGCGCCAGCGGCAAGACCACCCTCGGACGCATGCTGGCCGCGGAACTCGAACGCCCCTTCCTGGACCTGGACGAGGAATTCCTCCAATCCACCGGGCGCACCATCGCCGAAGTGGTGGAGACCGAAGGATGGGAGAGCTTCCGCGACCTGGAGACCTCCGTGCTGGCCTCCATTGCCGGAACACCGGGCCATGTGGTGGCCACGGGCGGCGGCGTGGTGCTCAAGGCCCGCAACCGCGAGCTTCTGGTCGAAGGCGTGGTGATTTATCTCCAGACCGATCCGGAGAAGGTGGTGGCCCGCCTGATGGAAGAACTCCTGCCCGAGCAGCGCCCCGCGCTCACGGACCTCGCCCTGGAAGACGAGGTGCGCAAGACCGTGGAGGAGCGCGACCCCTATTATCTGGCCTGCGCCCACCTGGTTGCCCCGGACCTGCCCCTGGAAGAGCTGGCCGAGCGCATCACGGAAGAACTCCTGGAGTGGCCTGAGTAG